The following are encoded in a window of Vigna unguiculata cultivar IT97K-499-35 chromosome 8, ASM411807v1, whole genome shotgun sequence genomic DNA:
- the LOC114194783 gene encoding uncharacterized protein LOC114194783, with translation MAKKFVVSGTASAWRWKRFRQAVVAEFVIYGALGAWRYNMWRARAMANRRRRNPAGVDDIAQAIHRMVDAMQPIAAPPRAVVAPTRPVAMEDFMKHQPAKFSGKATPDEADAWMRECEKICRVLGCTDEQRLLFVTFLLVADAEYWWQGMQQLMQTRGEQVTWTAFRTRFLEKYFPDSARHEREAEFLTLQQGTMTMAAYIERFEYLARFYTPVVTEKWRCRRFEGGLKHEIRRFIVPLRIREFPVLVEQAKTVEQLETGSSSGGKQQRTTPDVRPQRKPYSRPPTTWGRLRCYNCGGEHLRRDCTKPASSTGGGSSTGRCYVCQQTGHFARQCPNRRQAGGAPATRPVGDRPRASGRVFALTTTEAKQSGNLLQFLCLLCDHEVVVLFDSGATHSFVSNECVRRLGLTMRALGCELLVAMPASGEVSTTSMCVGCPMEVAGRRFRLNLICLSMEGLDVILGMDWLSNNHVVIDYGQRKIVFPDTVGLELISTNQAVREIEAGATCYMIVAQAEKMSTAEQISRIPVVEEYADVFPDEILELPPSRDVDFSIDLIPGAGLVSMAPYRMAPAELAELKKQIEDLLEKKIDDLLDQLRGAAVFSKIDLRSGYHQILVRPEDVQKTAFRSRYGHYEYVVMPFGVTNAPTIFMDYMNRIFRPYLDQFVVVFIDDILIYSESREEHAEHLRIVLGILREHQLYGKLSKCEFWLEEVQFLGHVISAQGIAVDLAKIETVVKWERPQTVSEVRSFLGLAGYYRRFVEGFSKMVSPLTQLTRKDQPFSWTDECEACFEDMKRRLTTAPILAIPDTTKTFEVYCDASYQGLGCVLMQDKRPVAYASRQLKVHEKNYPTHDLELAAVVFAPKTWRHYLKRIHVSAMMIRELELIEQLRDMNLGLDMGPGQIRCSMLRITNEFLDELRMEQGKDQELQMIIGELGTEKRKDFRMGRDGILRFRERVCVPNSRWKWDSISMDFITHLPRSVRGHDSIWVIVDRLTKCAHFLPINQKMNMDRLADLYVREIVRLHGVPASIVSDRDPRFTSRFWQSLQNALGTQLRMSSAYHPQTDGQSERTIQSLEDLLRTCVLDHLGTWSDVLPLVEFTYNNSYHTSIGMAPYEALYGRRCRTPLCWQQDGEAVVLGPEFLQQTTEKVRVIQDWMRATQSRQKSYADKRRRPLEFEAGDHVFLRVTPTAGIGRALKSRKLTPRFIGPYQIMRRIGPAAYEMALPPHLGNLHNVFHVSQLRKYIADPTHILEDDDVQIRED, from the exons GCTATGGCtaacaggaggaggaggaacCCCGCTGGAGTTGATGACATAGCTCAGGCGATCCATCGTATGGTGGACGCGATGCAGCCCATAGCGGCGCCACCCAGAGCTGTAGTGGCACCTACTCGGCCAGTAGCTATGGAGGATTTCATGAAACACCAGCCGGCCAAGTTCTCTGGCAAGGCCACTCCTGACGAGGCAGATGCCTGGATGCGGGAATGTGAGAAGATCTGTAGGGTGTTGGGATGCACAGATGAGCAGAGACTGTTGTTTGTCACGTTTCTTCTGGTGGCAGACGCAGAGtattggtggcaggggatgcagCAGTTGATGCAGACCCGTGGGGAGCAGGTGACGTGGACTGccttcaggacgaggttcctggagaagtaCTTTCCCGACAGTGCGAGGCACGAACGGGAGGCAGAGTTCCTTACTCTTCAGCAGGGGACCATGACGATGGCGGCTTACATAGAGAGGTTCGAATATCTGGCGCGTTTCTACACTCCAGTAGTCACCGAGAAGTGGAGGTGTAGGAGGTTCGAGGGCGGATTAAAACATGAGATACGCCGCTTCATTGTGCCACTTCGGATTAGAGAGTTTCCAGTTTTGGTCGAGCAGGCCAAAACTGTGGAGCAGTTGGAGACTGGGTCGAGTAGTGGGGGGAAACAGCAGAGGACTACCCCAGATGTCAGACCTCAGCGGAAACCTTATAGCAGACCGCCGACTACCTGGGGAAGATTACGGTGTTATAACTGTGGCGGAGAACACTTGAGGAGGGATTGTACTAAACCGGCCAGCAGTACAGGTGGAGGCAGTAGTACTGGTAGGTGCTACGTATGCCAGCAGACAGGGCACTTTGCACGTCAGTGTCCTAACAGAAGACAAGCTGGTGGTGCGCCAGCTACGAGGCCAGTAGGAGATCGACCCAGAGCATCGGGGCGTGTGTTCGCCTTGACGACCACAGAGGCGAAACAGTCAGGTAACCTTTTGCAGTTTCTATGTCTGTTGTGTGACCACGAGGTAGTGGTGTTGTTCGACTCAGGAGCCACTCATTCGTTTGTGTCtaatgaatgtgtgaggaggctTGGGCTCACGATGCGAGCGCTGGGGTGCGAGCTTTTAGTTGCGATGCCAGCGTCtggagaggtatccaccacttcTATGTGCGTGGGGTGTCCTATGGAGGTGGCAGGCCGTAGGTTCAGGCTGAATCTCATATGCTTGTCGATGGAGGGTTTAGATGTGATTCTAGGCATGGATTGGTTGTCGAATAACCATGTCGTCATTGATTACGGGCAGCGCAAGATAGTGTTTCCTGATACGGTGGGGTTAGAACTTATCTCGACTAATCAGGCGGTGAGGGAGATTGAGGCTGGAGCTACATGTTACATGATTGTGGCTCAGGCAGAGAAGATGAGCACGGCCGAGCAGATCAGCAGGATCCCGGTAGTGGAGGAATATGCAGATGTATTCCCGGATGAGATTCTGGAACTACCGCCTAGTAGGGATGTAGATTTCtccattgatctcatccctggCGCTGGGCTAGTTTCTATGGCACCGTACAGAATGGCGCCTGCTGAGTTAGCTGAGCTAAAGAAACAGATTGAGGatctgcttgagaagaa GATTGATGATCTGTTGGATCAGTTGAGGGGAGCTGCGGTGTTCTCAAAAATAGACCTGAGATCTGGGTATCATCAGATCCTTGTCAGGCCGGAGGATGTCCAGAAGACAGCTTTTCGATCACGGTATGGTCACTACGAGTACGTAGTAATGCCATTTGGGGTGACCAATGCGCCgactatattcatggattacatgaataggattttcAGGCCATATCTAGATCAGTTTGTAGTGGTGTTTATTGATGACATTCTGATCTACTCCGAGAGCAGAGAAGAACACGCAGAGCATCTGAGAATAGTATTGGGGATTCTCAGAGAGCACCAGTTGTATGGGAAGTTGTCGaaatgtgaattctggttggAAGAGGTACAATTCCTGGGTCACGTGATCTCAGCCCAAGGAATAGCCGTTGATCTGGCGAAGATAGAGACtgtggtgaagtgggagaggccCCAAACAGTTTCAGAGGTGCGTAGTTTTCTGGGTTTGGCAGGGTATTATAGACGGTTTGTGGAGGGtttctccaagatggtgagtcctCTTACACAGCTTACGAGAAAGGACCAGCCTTTCTCGTGGACAGACGAGTGTGAAGCTTGCTTCGAGGATATGAAGAGAAGACTGACCACCGCACCGATATTGGCAATCCCTGACACGACTAAAACAtttgaggtgtactgtgatgcctcGTATCAGGGGTTGGGCTGTGTGCTAATGCAGGATAAACGGCCTGTAGCTTATGCATCGAGacagttgaaggtgcatgagaagaattacccgaCACACGACTTGGAGTTAGCGGCAGTCGTGTTTGCCCCCAAGACATGGAGGCATTACCT gaagagaaTTCATGTATCAGCTATGATGATTAGGGAGTTGGAGCTGATAGAGCAGTTAAGGGACATGAATCTGGGGTTGGATATGGGGCCTGGACAGATACGATGCAGCATGTTGAGGATCACGAATGAGTTCCTAGATGAGCTCCGGATGGAACAGGGGAAGGATCAGGAACTGCAGATGATAATTGGTGAGTTGGGCACTGAGAAGAGGAAGGATTTCCGAATGGGTAGAGACGGGATCCTACGGTTCAGGGAGAGAGTGTGTGTTCCAAACAGCAGG tggaaatgggacagcatttccatggatttcATCACTCACCTGCCGAGATCAGTGAGAGGACACGACTCaatctgggtgatagtagacaGGTTGACGAAGTGTGCTCATTTTCTGCCGATTAACCAGAAGATGAATATGGATAGGCTGGCGGATTTGTATGTGCGAGAGATTGTTAGATTACATGGAGTGCCAGCGAGTATTGTGTCAGATAGAGACCCGAGGTTCACATCGAGGTTCTGGCAGTCGTTGCAAAATGCTTTGGGTACTCAACTTAGGATGAGCTCCgcctatcatcctcagacagatGGACAGTCTGAGCGGACTATACAGTCGTTGGAGGACCTGTTGAGGACCTGTGTTTTAGACCATCTGGGTACATGGAGTGATGTGTTGCCATTGGTAGAATTCACGTATAATAACAGTTACCATACCAGTATTGGGATGGCTCCCTACGAGGCCCTGTATGGTAGGAGATGTAGGACGCCATTGTGTTGGCAACAGGATGGCGAGGCAGTGGTTCTTGGGCCAGAGTTCTTacagcagaccaccgagaaggtgagggtgATTCAGGATTGGATGCGCGCGACTCAGAGCAGGCAGAAGTCGTACGCGGACAAGAGGAGGAGGCCGCTTGAGTTTGAGGCAGGGGACCACGTATTTCTCAGAGTTACCCCTACTGCAGGTATTGGCAGGGCACTTAAATCGAGGAAGCTGACACCTCGATTCATCGGACCATATCAGATCATGAGGAGGATTGGTCCTGCAGCGTACGAGATGGCATTGCCACCACACTTGGGAAACTTGCATAATGTTTTCCATGTGTCACAGTTGAGAAAATATATAGCCGATCCTACACACATTCTGGAGGATGATGATGTGCAGATACGGGAGGACTAA